The window CAAGCTTGCCCAGAAGTTGCTGCGGTAGACGTGGAATGGCAGGATCCACACTCCCGAACTGGGGGAAGCAAACAGGAATGTGTGGTGAACCGGCAAATGACACAAAAACTCCGAGGAAGGGGAAGGCCTGAAGTTAAAGGGTGTTGAGGGAGCTTTCATGGGAGCTGGAGCTTCACCTGCCCTCATTCCTAGGATGCGCTTTGAGTGGGGAGCAGGGTCTTTTGGGCCCCTAGGCTGAAATGGTGACACTTTCTCAGGCCCAAGatctccacctccacccccctccccgccagcctCTTTGCTAGCCTGGCTGCTCTGCAGCTCCTGCCTTTTCTGACTCCAGAGCACTCAAGTTCATCTGTGCATCCACATCagcctccaggcctttgctccAGCTGTATGACTCTCCTGCCCTCTGAACAGTCTTTCTTTCCTGGCCCCCCATAGCCTTCCTTAGAGACCTGCTTTCTcccagaagccttccctgacttgcCAACTCCTCTTCAAGCTACTAAAGCTCCTGATCTCTGGCTGGCTCACCAGTCTTGGGCTCACAGTGGGCTGCGTGGGTGTGCCAGTCCCCAGCTGGCCTCCCTTAAACCTGATTTGCTTTGTAATCCCCACCTCATCCAACCGGACTGCCTCATACCTCCATGCTGTTCCCCCTGACATGATCTTCCCCCTCTACTCaactctctgtcctcctcctatGTGCCCTGTGAACCTCACTCAGACACCACCTATCCCAGGAAGCCCTCTGTGAGCACGCCCCCCTGCCTCCTTAGAGTTGACTGGTCATCCAGACCACACCATAGCTATTCTTACACGAACCTCTCTGTTTTTGCCTTGAGCACATCCTATTTTCTCCCCCAATTCATTGTGACTTCATAAAGAACAGACTTGCAACTTATTCACTTTTGTATCCAGCCTGGAATAAGTGGTGGTTAAGCCAAAGTGAAATGTCGTCGTATGTGTGTGGCTCAGTGAAGGCCCACTTATTCTCTGACTTGTGAGCTCCAGCATCACTTCCTCCGTGAAGcttccccccacttccccaaGGTGGGACTAAGAGCACCTCGTACTCATTTGTTAATATGCCGACTCCAACAGTCAccccacagtgcccagcacagggcctgacatgtaAGAGGCCCCAGTGAATGTTTGCTGGTAAAAGAACAAAGGCACTAAGTGagtataagctccttgagggcagggatggcCTATGCTTTCATCTTTGTGCACTGTACCTCCTTGTGCCCATCACAGAACCTTGAAAATGCCAGGGTCTCTACAACACACACATTTGCCAAATCACTGCTGCTGCAGTTATACGGGTTCCAAGACATCCTgaggccagaggggaaggggtaaaGAGAATTCCAAGTTCTGGGGCATTTCTGGCCAAGCATACATGTGATCCTGAGACTAGAGCCTTGGGTGTGGGCTGGGCTTCCCTCAGAGCCTGATCTGTCCCTCTGACAATCACTGAGACGTCTGCCTTCTTCGACACTGCCTCCCTCTGCATGGGGGGCCTGGCCCTAGGGCCCCCTAAGCTCTGGCCTGCCCATAGCCCTCAACCTCCTATTATCCACTAGTATGCCCAGGTAGGATCAAGGCTGGACTTCTGCTGCAATTGACTTAGGGCACAGatgtgctgggctccatgctgggcacccAGTAGGGAGATGAGACAACCTAGGCCAGCCCCCTTGCAAGAACATACCTCTGCTTGGCCCCGGTACTAGTCCCACTCGGTTTGTGCCCAGGGCTTACTCTCCGGCTTCTCAGTCCACCTTGCCTGCTCGAGGGTCTCCTCCATTGCCTCCCAGTTGCCAGGTGCGTGTGGTCCCGAATTCCTGGCCTCCTCTTTCCTGCCCCTGCACTGCCCCACCTTCTTTTGGACCTTAGACGgctcccactctccctgcctcttcagCCCCTCTCAGCCTGTGGCCCTTTCATGTCCTGgtcccccttcctgcctctggccTCCAGGTGCACTTGGCCCCCTGCTGTAGTCTTACCGCCACTCTTGGGCTGCAGATAGTTAACCTCTTGTTTCAACACGGCCCTGGCCCAAGCTGAGTTGGGGAGTCTGGGCTGGCACTGCCCCACCCATAAGGGGGTTGACAAGAGCACCCAGGCTCTTGCCCCTTGTCCCTGATAAACATCAGGGATAATGGCTGGGTAGGGGGCAGAAATGCCGGCAGGAGGATGATGCCTGCTGCTCAGGAAACCCTGGGGGCCAGAGCCTGGTTGCTAGGCAGAAGGTCTTGAGCCTGGGGCAGAATGAGGTAGCTTTCTCTACTAGGGTGGTTagatgcagggaggggagggtgggggagggaggatggggcaCTGGGGAGGTGTGGGCTGAGAAGAGGAATTAGGTCAGGGATGTGGGTGGGTGGGCATGAGGGGAGGGGGCATCTACTGTAGAGCTTCCTCCTGGCTCCAAAAGCATTTCCacacttcccttcctctctccccctcaccccaggtCCTGGGAGAATTCTCCCCggtattccccctcccccatgccccccGGTCCAGGCTTTGCCacaagggtggggggcagagtggggggaggCCAGCCTCAGCTGTCTGAAGGATGGAGGGGCTGGGGAAGTAGGGCTAGGTGCCCAGACGGCCGCGTGTGTGGGAGGGGATGTCCTCAGATGCCCTCCACCCGGCAGTCCCCGCTCTGACGTGGGTgcccccccctctccccgcccggATTAGTGGCAGCTTGGCCTGACTCTCCGGGgctccttcccccgcccccgcctgctGCCCTCCCCTGGGCAGGGGGCTGTTCCACCCGAGGGGCACTGTGCTTGCCCAGGTAAGGGGCTCTGGGGACAGCGTGAGGGCAGCTGGCTCGTGAGTGCTGCTGTGCTTGTCAGCATGAATGTGTGtatcagagtgtgtgtgtgtatgtgtgtgtgtgctcttgaGGGCTCTATGTGAGCCTGGGGTGGGCCAGTACGCATCTGGGGGTGCTGGTCAGCTTGCCTTTGTCCACGAATTCAGCATTGTGTCCCCGCGTGTGTGGCTTTCCTtctgtgtttgtgtcttttgTGTGTCTCCTTAGATCTGCTCCGTCCTCAGGCACAGAATAGCCGGCTATAAGGGCTCTGTGGGCCGGTGGCATGGGCTGTGAAGCAAGATGGGGAGCTGGGTGAGGGTGGAAAGGGCCTTCTCCCCGCACCTCCCTATAACCCCCTCGGCATTTCAGGAACCTATTCTGAGAGTCCTGTTCTAGTCCAGAGACTGTGACCTAACAAGGCAGACAAGGCAactgggggtgaggtggggggagttGTCTGTCATACTCCCCTGGGATAGTCCCCATCTCCTTTGGGATGACAGTGACAGGCCCTCAGCACCCAGGACAACCCAGAGTcccaccctgcccttcccagcCTCTTCTAGGCCCTAAGCTGAAGGGCCCAGACTTCTCCCCCCTAGACTCTCTGACAAGCTTTGGCTGCCAGAGGACACAGATGGGGGACCACAGGCACACCCCAGCCCCCCATCTGCATCGTGGAGCCAGCCTGGGGGAGGGTCTGGGGCTTGGGATCTTGGCATTGCAGTCTGCATTAGACCCTCCATGATCATATTCCTGGGCACACTCAGGTCCAGGCCACCCCtcaggggagctgggggaggaagggagtgtTAATAACTTAGTCATGTAAACAACCCCTACCAGCCTGCCCTGCCACAGAAGCAGCCtctggggggaggtggaggggctgaGTGAATCTATGCCAACATGACCCAAGTCCTGCCCAGTGCCTCTTCAGGACTCCTCTTCTTAggccccctcctcttctccccatctGGGAAAAGGATTCCTGCCTTTGTCTCTTGGGAGGAAGGCTTGCTCCCAGCTCTTCATGGCTCCCCTCTCCAGGGATGTTAGTGTGACTTCGAACCAGGCTAGAGGCATCTGAGAGCTCATCCCTTggttgggatgggggtgggtggggtggtgcTGCCTCTGTCCTAGGCCGGGTGAAGTCAGGCCAAGGACGGCTTCCATAGGGTGGCAGGGGAGCTGTGGGGTGAGAGGTGGGGGGGCCTGAGGGGAAGGGAAGCGCCCGTTGGGCGTGTGGGTTTCTATGTGTGTCTGAatctgtctgtgtgtgtttgaatcTGTCTGTTTGTGTCTGTGCTCTGGAACCACCCCCGCAGAGGAGCCGGGATGCTTCCTCGGGTGGAGGGTGCCCTGCTTTcccatttcctctcctcctctctgctccctcccaggAGCCACTCCCATGGGCTGCTCTCCAGTGCTGGGCCTGGAAGCACTAGGAACTGGGATAGGGCAGACCCCCGAACACCAGGCTGGAGCAGGTGTTGGGGCTCATGTggtcccacctcctctctggacACTTGGTGAAACCTAGGCCCATAGAGCAGGGACAGACCAGAGCCTAGGTCTCCCGGAACTGCTAAGGCAGGACACGGGGCCTGCTACTGGGACTTGGAAGGGGGCTTTAGTCAAGAATGGTGAAGAGCAGCTTGGCCAGGTGAGGATGAGGTAGGGCAGATCTGGGCCGCGGGGGGTGTACCCATGTGCCAGAGCTGAAGGACTACAAGCAAGTGGTCCAGCAGGCACAGGGTCGGCTGGTGTGGGTCAGGAGCCCATCACTGACCCGTGAGAACCCGACTGCCCCTGCCAGCTCTGGCACTGCCCCCTCCCAGCCGCCCCGCCCTAGCACCCCGGGGGGCACCCCGCCCCACCATGGCCTGGTCCGGCCCCTCCCGCCCTTTGCTCCAGTTCCCGGGCTTGGCACCTATAGTGGGGGTGCTGCCCGCCTGCCAGGCTCCGGGGCCGGGCCCACGGGAGGGTGGGGCGGCTGGGAAGCTGGCACGCTGCCCCGGGGGAGCCTCTCTCGGCAGGCGCCCGGGTGccgcgggggggaggggggaacaaaGGGCTCATTCTCCCCGTGCGCAGCCGGTGGCATCGCCGGGGCGTTGGCGGAAGCCCCCAGGGCCCGGGAGGGGGCAGGCCCAGGCGGGGCCGCCGAATCACGGGCTCCTGTTTCCCGCAGGGTGCTGGAGGAGGAAACCGGCGGAGCAGCTTCCCCACTCTCAGTTGCGCGTCTGGCGATGGCGATGAGAGGTCTTGCTGCGCTGTCCGCCGCGCTCTCCCTCCATTAGCCGCGCTGCGCCGTGCTGCGCCCTCTCTGGTGCCTCTCTCCTGGGACCCGGGATCGGGCCCCCCTTCCAGGCACgaccccctcccccggcccttCGGCCTTTCCCCTGACTCGGCCGTTTCCGACCCGGGGCGCACGTTCCCCCCGGCCCGGCTCCCACTCTCCCTCCGGGGGCACCCGCTCCCTAGCCCCGGCCCGGCCCTCCCCGCGGCGCAGCACGGAGTCTCGGCGTCCCATGGCGCAACCCACGGCCTCGGCCCAGAAGCTGGTGCGGCCAATCCGCGCCGTGTGCCGCATCCTGCAAATCCCGGAATCCGACCCCTCTAACCTGCGGCCCTAGagcgcccccgccgccccggggGAAAGAGAACGCGAGCGCGCTGAGCAGAGAGCGGGAGAACGCGTCCTCGCTCGCCGGCCGGGAGGCCCCGGAGCCGGCCCATGGGGAGCGGGCGCCCGGCGCCGGCCACGAcgaccgccgccgccgcccgcgccgcgccCGGCCTGCGAAGCCCAGGTAAGGGCCGAGAGGGGGCGCCAGGGGCGGGCCTTCAGGGGATACTCGTAGCGGGGCATTTCTGAGGCAAGCTTGGGCTGCACGCAGCGAGTGAGTTCCCTGTGCTTCTCCAGTGTGCTTCTCCGGGCTAGGCCACAGATCTAAAAGTTAGGATGCCAGACAGGGCTGGACTGCGACGGAGCGGTGGCCCCAGAAAACCCGAGCGACCTCTGCCAAGGCTCTCTGGGCTCCCTCACCTTTCTCCTGGGGGTTCATCCAGCCGGCAGAGGGGGCCGTGCTGGGAGAGCGCTGCGGCTCTGGTGCCACCTGTCATCCTGGTCCTTTGCATGCACGTTCAATTTTCCCTCCTTTGCCTTTCTCTGGGGCCCAGCCCGCTTTCcccgcctccttccctccccctgccaggcTGCAGTTACCAGCGGCCGCCAGCGGCCCTGGCACTGCCTGCTGGACTGGAGCGGCTTGACCCATCCCAGCTGAGTCCTCTTAATCCCCCTCTTCAGTGCTGGCTCACTCCTTCCCTTGGGGGCGGTGGTGAAGATCCCAGCCCCCAGCAGTTGCCCGGGGACTCTGCTTCAGAAGCCAAGAAACTGTACAGAGCTGGGAAGAGACACGCTAGGGGCTGCCCAAGTGTAGGGAAAGATACCAGCCAGCAGCCCTGCCTGACAGCTCTCCCCAGTGACTCTGGCCTGCCCTGCCTTCACTTCCCACCCCTATAGGCTTGAGTAGGGCTGAGGGGTGGGTAGGCAAACAGTACCCCCAGATCCACAGACTGCAATGTGGGAAGAAGCCTCTGAGACTCCCAATTTCCAAGCCCTATTTTGCACAAGGGCACACTGACGTCCAGAGGAGTGatatgacttgcccaaggtcatgcagcagGTGCTGAGTCAGGGGGCCAGGATCTTCTTGTCCCCTTGTGCAGCACCTCCCACCGAGCTCATCTTTTGGGTTCTTCCCCCTTGCCCTTCCCAATGGCTCGTGACCAGGGTCCAGGCTCAGCAATGCAAGGACATGTTATCTTAGAAATGGCAGTCTTTGCTGAGGGGCTCTGGCCCAGGTGGGTTGTCAAGTCCCAGGTATTTGGGCAAAGGGGTGACCTCCCCACACTTGAGCATCCCACCCAGGCAGGTCCTTCGAGTCGCATGTGGGCAGGCAGTGTGGAGTCTAGCTGTGGGTTGGCACTTGCCTTACTGGTTTGAGCTGCCTTGGTGCTGCCAGGGCGGTGCCTGCTCTGTAGCAGGTGGTAGGGTGCTTGGGGCACGTGCCTGAGAAACTCATGCTTTGTCGGTTATGCTCCAGGGATCCCCTCTTGGAGAGCCCCATGAGGGCTGGAGAGTAATGGAGAGTACGCCCAGCTTCCTGAAGGACGCCCCAGCCTGGGAGAAGATAGCCCCTGAGAATGGCATTGTGGGACAGGAGTCGGATACCCTGCCTCGAGATGGCCTGCGTCGTGGGGCACTGTGCCTGGGAGAGTCTGCCCCCTTCTGGAGGGGTGTCCTAAGCACCCCAGACTCTTGGCGTCCCCCTGGCTTTCCCCAGAGCCCCAAGGACACGCTCCCACTGGTGGAGGGAGAAGACCCCCGCAATGGGGAGAGGAAGGCCAGCTGGCTGGGCAGCAAAGAGGGTCTGCACTGGAAGGAGGCAATGCTTAACCACCCACTGGCACTCTGTGGCTCCGCGTGCCCGCCTCGCTATGGCCCCCTGATTCCTGAGCATAATGGTGGCCATCCCAAGAGTGACCCTGTGGCCTTCCGGCCCTTGCACTGCCCCTTCCTGCTGGAGACCAAGATCCTGGAGCAAGCTCCCTTCTGGATGCCCACCTGCTTGCCACCCTACCTAGTGTCCAGCCTGCCCCCAGAGCGTCCGTGTGACTGGCCCCTGGCCCCACACCCCTGGGTGTACTCAGGGGGACAGCCCAAAGTGCCCTCTGCCTTTGGCTTAGGCAGCAAGGTGAGTGATGGAGCAGAGAAGGTACCTGAGGCTCAGGCCACACGAGGTAGCTCAGTGATCCCTGAGCAGCCCTGCCAGGGCCACACAACTCTGCTCTTCCATTCTGATGACAAGATAAGACAGCACCCAAGTAGTCAGCTCAGAGTCAACCCCAAGCAATTCTTCTTCTGAGCAATTCCATCTCACAAAGCCTTCCTTGCCTTTGGGCCATTTCAGGGTTGACTCACCCATTGTCCACCCAGAACAAATCCCTGGGAACTGGGATCTCAGAATGTGTGGTCTCATCCTGGGGTTGTGGGGCAGACGAGGCTGTCTGTCTGGGAGTGGGACATGAGGGTGCCCCATGGCCTGTGTCTACggcacctccccctgccccaggcaacCCACCCACATGCCTAggaataagatttaaaatattttaagaccaGCATGGTACTGGTCATCAAACAATCTCAATAGATTCTGGAGGCCCTTTGGGGGTGGCAAGCACTAACTTTTAGTTGCTGGATTTGTGCGGAGGTCTGAGAAATCCTGGGGGAAGGATCTGGGGTggccagggcagtggggaggcaCTTAGGGAGCAGTGCCTATAAACCAGGCTTGAGTTCTTCAGTGTTTTCACAACCCTTGAGGCCACACAGGCGCACACCTGCTGGTTGTCGGTTCTGCTCGTCCTTTGAAGCACTGGGGATCAAAGTCAGCACTAGCTCcatcccttctcctctctttAGGGCTTTTACCACAAGGATCCAAGTGTTCTCAGGCTGGCAAAGGAGCCATTGGCAACTGTGGAACCTGGGTTGCTGGGCTTAGCCCCTGGTGGGCGTCTCCAGAGAACTGGGGAAGTGGAACGTCCTTCATTCCatcagagagacggagaggcaGGAGTCAGCAGGCATCAGaatctttgcccatttctccTGGGACATCCAGATGCTGTTCCCCGGAACCCCTGGCCCACTTGTCCCCCAGGCCTGGTTCATACTCTTGGCAACGTCTGGGCTGTACCAGGGGGTGGGAGCCTTGGGTGCCAGCTGGGGCCATCAGCCACGCTGaggtgcccctctcctgggcTTCCTACCATGCAGGTGGGCTGTTGTTCGTCTCACCCACCTGCTAGAGATAGAGATCTTGGCCCTTGTGGGAAGTGCCAGGAGGGCCTGGAGGGGGGCACCATTGGGCCCAGTGAATCCAACGAGGAAGCAAACAAGACCTCTGGTCCCAGGGCCTGCCCACCCAGCCATCATACCAAGCTGAAGAAGACATGGCTCACACGACACTCAGAGCAGTTCAGGTGTCCAGGTGGCTGCCCTGGCGATGAGGAGAACCCATCTGCCCACCTGCAGGCCCTCAAGAGGGCAAGCAGCCCTGAGGTCCAGGGGGCAGGTGGCAGCCCAGCTGCCAAGCGCCCACCCAACCCTTTCCCAGGCAGTGCGGGGCAGGGGGCCAGAGATTGGCAGATGCTCAACTCATCCTTTGGGAACAAAGTGGAGGCAGAACAGCATGATGACCACAAAGGTAAGTGTGCACGGGGCCCTGCttgggagggggcagctgggacTGGGGCTTTGTGGGGAAGTGGGGTCATTAGAGGTGTTTATGAGTGGATTGCACAAGTTGTCTGGTTTCCCACCGAAATGTGATAGTTCCCTGGGAGTTCATTAGCATCTACAGGCCAGAGCCTTCTAGAAAGTGGCTTCTTCTTCCCATCTGCCTCCTCCCAAGCTATGATGTGTTGGTGGCAACATAACAACATGGTtcagagcatgggctctggagtcagagtgCCTGGGTCCTGACTTTGCTGACTggtgctatgtgaccttgggctagttactgcaactctctgggcctcagtttgttcatctatAAGGTGGGGATAAAGACGGCATCTACCTCATAAAGGCTGCTGCAAAGATGAAATGATATCATTCACATAAAGGGCTTTGAAGAATTCCTGGCACTTTATTGAGTAAggactcagtaaacatttgtcctcgtttttgtttttttttaattatttttttaatgtttattttgaaaagagagagagacagagtgtgaaccagggaagggcagagagagagggagacacagaatccaaagcagggttcaggccctgagctgtcagcacagagcccaatgcaaggctcgaactcacaagccgaagatcatggcctgagcttaagttggaggcttaaccgactgagccacccaggcgccctgctaaaCATTTGTCTTTGTGATTACTTGTGCCACTTAACCCTGTCTGGCAGATTATCCCTCCTGAAGGACCCCTTGTCCTGCCCCAGGAATAAACAACTACTCCCTTGGGCAATGGGATCATGGAAACTCAATTTGGACTCTGCCAGTATTAGGACTTTGGGCACATCCTGAACCCCTCTGTCATGCTGTGCTCTTCATGGAGGGAGCCGGCACTGATGGCCCATCACCTCAGTCTTGACCTCCAGGACTGCCGGACCTGGATCCCAACTCTCAATGGCCTTGCCTAAGCACCCCTGCACCTGGCGTGGGTCTGTCCACACTCTTGCAGGCCTCTGCCTGGGCTGGGAAGCAGTTGGCCCCCTCTCCCTTCTTGGGTTACTGCACCTGTGGCCTATGTTGAAACCCTCAGGCCTTCTCACCTTCCGGCGCCCTCCGTCCCATGCCGGGATTGTCTCCTCAGGCTGACACGACGCCAGAGGTATTGCTAAGCCCACGGCGCAGCAATCCAAAAGTCTACACTGactgagggacgcctggctggctcagtcggtaaagcacgtggctcttgatctcagggttgtgagttcaagccccacactggggcagagcttactttaaaaaaaaaagatataacaaaGTCCACACTGACTGGATCTTGAACTTGGGGCAGGATAATCATCCCACCTGCTCCAACCTTGGGCCCAGCACAGTAGACCCCTCCTCTCAGCCATCTGCCTGTGTCATTCTCAGACTCCCTGCCCAGCCTTTTTTTGTGAAGTTTCTGGCTGCCTGGTTCACTTTCACTAGCTCCAAATCAGGCTTAGTAGACTAGGGCCTAGGGGCTGGGCTGGCTCTGTATGTGGGTGGGCTGAGTGCTAAGGCACGGCCCAGGGTTCACATAAGCCCAGCAAGTCCCTGACCAGCTTCATTGTCTCCTCAGGACCCCAAGATGGTAGGGCCAGCAGCCTCCAGGACCCAGGGCTTCAGGATACACCTTGTTCGGCTCCTCTGGCATGCGTGGCTCAGTGCCAAAGCTGTACCCATGCAGCTGGAGAGGTGGGAGGGCCGGCCTGCCACTCCCGGCAAGTGCTGAGGTGAGCCTGTTGCCCCGGTGTGCCCCCAGCATCTTCCCAGTGGGGGCTCCCTCCTTACCTTCCTGTGCCCTGTCTTCAGATTGCCTCCGGAAGGGAAGCAGCATCAGGAGGAAGACTTAGCAGTCAGCTCTGAGGGAGGAGGGTCTGGCCCTGAGGCCCAGCTCAGCAAGGGCCTTGCCAAGCATCTGCTAAGTGGTTTGGGGGATCGACTATGCCGTCTGCTGCGGAGGGAGCGTGAAGCCCTGGCCTGGGCGCAGCGGGAAGGTGAGCAGGACCCGTGGGGCAGCCAGAAGCCCGAGAGGGCTGGATCCTGCGGTCACTGTGCTTTTACAAGGAGCAGGAGGTCTGCAGAGTGtgggccccttcctccccttaACGCTGTCTGTCCTGATAACGGCTCAAGGAGAGCTCCTGCACTGCTTTGCCCTTATTCTTAGCTTAGGCTTCTAGTTAACATGAGTTCTGAAGTTTCTGGCCTGGGTGAGGGATGTTGGGAGGGTGTGAAACCCGGTCCAGTCCAGCTGCCTAAGAGCTTCTGGGTTTGTTGGGGGAACAAGACTGAGAGCCAGGTATATGTATGAACTCTGGAAGGTGAGGGCCCTCCCTGCGTTTCGAGGCTAATGGGCCCTAAGAAAGCTAGTAGGGTCTGGGCTGATGTGAAGAGACCGGTGGGGAGCCAGACATTCCGTGGGTCCCCCTGGCTTCAggctctccctcctgctccctctcacAACACtgcatgtgcatttgaaaatgtGTGCACACACCTGCAGCAAGGTCACAAGCTGGCTCCCTCCTGTCCCAGAAAGTTcagctccctccccctttcctcagCCCATCTAGCCTGCCACTCCCTCAGCCTGGATTCCCAGCACTCCACATCAGCCAGCAGCCTGTCCTCCTCGGCTCACCCCAGCTTGCCCAGTCCCTCAGGCCTTGGCActttctgttccttctgtctggaatggccttctcctccctttctccctgatGAATGAACACTTACTCATCACTCTAGGGGCGCATTTTGTGAAGCTGCCCCCACCATCCCTACCCTCGTCTTTCTATCCCTTTCTCCTACTCCAGCGCCCACCCCGTGGTGCTGTGGTCATTGCCCCGTCTATGGGCCCATCTCCCCTCTTGGAATGTGAGCTCTAGGAGGGCATCTCTGAGCCCTGACCAGCTCTGAGTCCCCAGCGCTCAGCCCCACACAGGACAAGGTGTCTGTTGCATGAGTAAATGAGCGTGTGCTCACTGGCGTCCTTCCACCTACTGCGGAGGGCTTAGTCAGAAACCCCAGGCCAGGGAAGGAGTGGCCGCCTAAGGTTTCCTCTTCTGGTGTACAGAGTCTCCTGCAAGAACGCCACGtccggagggagggaggtgggtgaaggaATGTGTTGGAAATGATGTGGATTGGTAATTCAGGACTGATGGGGGAATCCTTGGGGCAGGAATTGGGGAGGTGAGGCCTGCACTCTCCCTGGGAGGGTTTTCTGGAGACGTGCTGTGGGGAATTTCTTTACAGAGGCTGTCGAGTAGGTGGGGTTGTCTGCAAGGGGCCTGTCTCCCTTCCAGGGTGGCCCCACAGTGGAAGCTGCTCCTGCTCTTCTCCATCCCTGCCTGGAGGTCCTCAAAAGGGACCTATGGCTTGAGCCTCCTCTGACCCTGTTCTCTCCCGTGGTAAGCAGGCCAGGGGCCAACCAGGACAGAGGACAACCCAGGCATTCCACTCTGCTGCAGCAGCTGCCATCGTGGACTCTTCAACACCCACTGGAAATGCCCCCACTGCAGCCACCGGCTGTGTGTGGCCTGTGGTCGCATGGCAGGTGCTAGGAGGGCCAGGGACAAAGCAGGTAGGAAAGGAgctgggggctgagggtgggagggcagagacggGGGCCTCCAAGGGCTGCTCTAAGGTGTGTGGCCATTTCTTGGCTGCCTCTCCTCAAGaaagcctccctccccagccccagcctcagccacCATGGCTCAATGCCCCTTAGAGCagacttttccctctccccagatcAGAGGGCCACGCCTGTGTCCTTG is drawn from Panthera leo isolate Ple1 chromosome B1, P.leo_Ple1_pat1.1, whole genome shotgun sequence and contains these coding sequences:
- the HR gene encoding lysine-specific demethylase hairless isoform X1, coding for MLQGSPLGEPHEGWRVMESTPSFLKDAPAWEKIAPENGIVGQESDTLPRDGLRRGALCLGESAPFWRGVLSTPDSWRPPGFPQSPKDTLPLVEGEDPRNGERKASWLGSKEGLHWKEAMLNHPLALCGSACPPRYGPLIPEHNGGHPKSDPVAFRPLHCPFLLETKILEQAPFWMPTCLPPYLVSSLPPERPCDWPLAPHPWVYSGGQPKVPSAFGLGSKGFYHKDPSVLRLAKEPLATVEPGLLGLAPGGRLQRTGEVERPSFHQRDGEAGVSRHQNLCPFLLGHPDAVPRNPWPTCPPGLVHTLGNVWAVPGGGSLGCQLGPSATLRCPSPGLPTMQVGCCSSHPPARDRDLGPCGKCQEGLEGGTIGPSESNEEANKTSGPRACPPSHHTKLKKTWLTRHSEQFRCPGGCPGDEENPSAHLQALKRASSPEVQGAGGSPAAKRPPNPFPGSAGQGARDWQMLNSSFGNKVEAEQHDDHKGPQDGRASSLQDPGLQDTPCSAPLACVAQCQSCTHAAGEVGGPACHSRQVLRLPPEGKQHQEEDLAVSSEGGGSGPEAQLSKGLAKHLLSGLGDRLCRLLRREREALAWAQREAGQGPTRTEDNPGIPLCCSSCHRGLFNTHWKCPHCSHRLCVACGRMAGARRARDKAGSQEQSTEECPQEAGHSASSLMLTQFISSQALAELSTAMHQVWVKFDIRGHCPCQADARVWAAGDEGQQKEPTEKTPPIPQSSCNGDADRTKDIKEETPDSTETPAEDRASRGPLPCPSLCELLASTAVKLCLGHERIHMAFAPVTPALPSDDRITNILDSIIAQVVERKIQEKALGPGLRAGPGLRKGLGLPLSPVRPRLPPPGALLWLQEPRPQRGFHLFQEHWRQGQPVLVSGIQRTLQSNLWETEALGALGGQVQALTPLGPPQPISLHSATFWEGFSRPEIRPKSDEGSVLLLHRALGDEDTSRMENLAASLPLPEYCAHHGKLNLASYLPPGPALRPLEPQLWAAYGVSPHRGHLGTKNLCVEVADLVSVLVRAEAPLPTWHRAQKDFLSGLDGEGLWSPGSQVSTVWHVFRAQDAQRIRRFLQMVCPAGAGNLEPGTPGSCYLDAGLRRRLREEWGVSCWTLLQAPGEAVLVPAGAPHQVQGLVSTVSVTQHFLSPETSALSAQLCHQGPSLPPDHRLLYAQMDWAVFQAVKVAVGTLQEAK
- the HR gene encoding lysine-specific demethylase hairless isoform X2 — protein: MLQGSPLGEPHEGWRVMESTPSFLKDAPAWEKIAPENGIVGQESDTLPRDGLRRGALCLGESAPFWRGVLSTPDSWRPPGFPQSPKDTLPLVEGEDPRNGERKASWLGSKEGLHWKEAMLNHPLALCGSACPPRYGPLIPEHNGGHPKSDPVAFRPLHCPFLLETKILEQAPFWMPTCLPPYLVSSLPPERPCDWPLAPHPWVYSGGQPKVPSAFGLGSKGFYHKDPSVLRLAKEPLATVEPGLLGLAPGGRLQRTGEVERPSFHQRDGEAGVSRHQNLCPFLLGHPDAVPRNPWPTCPPGLVHTLGNVWAVPGGGSLGCQLGPSATLRCPSPGLPTMQVGCCSSHPPARDRDLGPCGKCQEGLEGGTIGPSESNEEANKTSGPRACPPSHHTKLKKTWLTRHSEQFRCPGGCPGDEENPSAHLQALKRASSPEVQGAGGSPAAKRPPNPFPGSAGQGARDWQMLNSSFGNKVEAEQHDDHKGPQDGRASSLQDPGLQDTPCSAPLACVAQCQSCTHAAGEVGGPACHSRQVLRLPPEGKQHQEEDLAVSSEGGGSGPEAQLSKGLAKHLLSGLGDRLCRLLRREREALAWAQREGQGPTRTEDNPGIPLCCSSCHRGLFNTHWKCPHCSHRLCVACGRMAGARRARDKAGSQEQSTEECPQEAGHSASSLMLTQFISSQALAELSTAMHQVWVKFDIRGHCPCQADARVWAAGDEGQQKEPTEKTPPIPQSSCNGDADRTKDIKEETPDSTETPAEDRASRGPLPCPSLCELLASTAVKLCLGHERIHMAFAPVTPALPSDDRITNILDSIIAQVVERKIQEKALGPGLRAGPGLRKGLGLPLSPVRPRLPPPGALLWLQEPRPQRGFHLFQEHWRQGQPVLVSGIQRTLQSNLWETEALGALGGQVQALTPLGPPQPISLHSATFWEGFSRPEIRPKSDEGSVLLLHRALGDEDTSRMENLAASLPLPEYCAHHGKLNLASYLPPGPALRPLEPQLWAAYGVSPHRGHLGTKNLCVEVADLVSVLVRAEAPLPTWHRAQKDFLSGLDGEGLWSPGSQVSTVWHVFRAQDAQRIRRFLQMVCPAGAGNLEPGTPGSCYLDAGLRRRLREEWGVSCWTLLQAPGEAVLVPAGAPHQVQGLVSTVSVTQHFLSPETSALSAQLCHQGPSLPPDHRLLYAQMDWAVFQAVKVAVGTLQEAK